A portion of the Algisphaera agarilytica genome contains these proteins:
- a CDS encoding substrate-binding domain-containing protein has product MNEDRAASQRPVDPEQAIRKTVRSVPVGGRLPSIREFRDRFSLGQATVVRILTKLRDEGLIVVKPKSGSYRSEPHELPIYVVYRHKTKDLRGRGFYGEFISQLILGLSEHGHAVRLHAVADRDEFVDLLGNIGSTNSRILTFGIKSSDLEYTQNRDRVNYTVVHVLPDMIGQIPASVNIDDREIIRLQLQHLVEQGHTRIAYLHRYDEARWVRAEHMRWVAFHEEAVRLGVSLRPEWMRYVGHSSELIAGAVDEVLATDDRPTAIVLSGDRQGKHVYDAIKNNGLEVGKDLALVSVNGMVWCEYMDPPLSSVRVSAYEGVDLVIKILEQLEAGDDPTSETIRPELLVRASSDFSPKA; this is encoded by the coding sequence ATGAATGAAGATCGTGCCGCGTCACAACGTCCTGTAGACCCCGAGCAGGCGATACGCAAGACCGTTCGCTCGGTTCCCGTGGGGGGGCGATTGCCTTCGATCCGCGAGTTCCGTGACCGCTTCAGCCTGGGGCAGGCCACGGTGGTGCGTATCCTGACCAAGCTCCGCGATGAAGGCTTGATCGTCGTCAAGCCCAAGTCCGGCAGCTATCGCTCCGAGCCGCACGAGCTGCCGATCTACGTCGTGTATCGCCACAAGACCAAAGACCTCCGCGGCCGAGGGTTCTACGGCGAGTTCATCAGCCAGCTCATCCTCGGGCTCTCCGAGCACGGCCACGCGGTCCGCCTCCACGCGGTCGCGGACCGCGACGAGTTTGTCGATCTGCTGGGCAACATCGGCAGCACCAACTCGCGCATCCTCACCTTCGGCATCAAGTCGAGCGACCTCGAATACACCCAGAACCGCGATCGTGTGAACTACACCGTGGTCCACGTCTTGCCCGATATGATCGGGCAGATCCCCGCTTCGGTGAATATCGACGACCGCGAGATCATCCGCCTGCAGCTCCAGCACCTGGTTGAGCAAGGCCACACGCGCATCGCCTACCTCCACCGCTACGACGAGGCGAGATGGGTCCGTGCCGAACACATGCGTTGGGTCGCGTTCCACGAAGAGGCGGTGCGCCTCGGGGTCAGCCTTCGGCCCGAGTGGATGCGTTACGTGGGGCACAGCTCGGAGTTGATCGCCGGGGCGGTGGACGAGGTGCTCGCCACGGATGATCGCCCTACCGCCATCGTGTTGTCGGGCGACCGGCAGGGGAAACACGTCTACGACGCGATCAAAAATAACGGCCTGGAGGTCGGCAAAGACCTCGCCCTGGTCAGCGTCAACGGCATGGTGTGGTGTGAGTACATGGACCCGCCTTTGTCCAGCGTTCGCGTCTCGGCCTACGAGGGCGTTGATCTGGTGATCAAGATCCTCGAGCAGCTAGAGGCGGGCGATGACCCCACTTCGGAAACCATCCGCCCCGAGCTCCTGGTGCGTGCGTCCAGCGATTTCTCGCCCAAGGCTTAA
- a CDS encoding alpha-amylase family glycosyl hydrolase yields the protein MNPRPLLHRLLLSACLLFAFSAVAVEHTFELDPTGWHEVPQSVAVAGTFNGWSMTTHPMERNGDGLYTATVDLDPGIYLYKFVVNGSNWINDKVHSDPELEEPDGHGGMNSAVLIGEDARKLPAPEPNHIRVEALSHNPDDFTHLSVVNENLVLFGLTTQADDVEEVLVYFWQGTEVTYPLQHEKTELGRDFWVGLVPVSRHKNQHINYHFLISDGDAEAVLAPDMDSEEASYFTVSLTPTFTTPDWAKHATWYQIFPERFRNGDPSNDPGEAEFETLLPWTSDWWKVRTDVGEVRGDDNFYTGHGNVWRRRYGGDIQGVREALPYLRKLGVNAIYFNPIFEADSMHKYDTADFRHVDDNLGVKAKKRFDQVAGETDDPATWGWSESDKVFLDFLQEAKAMGFKVVIDGVFNHVGTSHPFFQDVLKNGKESRYVHWFEITDWDNDQFRNAWNPHGIGYVAWDGPNGALPVFKNDHETGLGDGPRQHIFAITERWLDPNGDGDPSDGVDGWRLDVPGDIAHPFWIEWRELVKGINPDAYITGEIWPWAHPWLKGDQFDAVMNYQFAMPAVDFFVDKQLTPSEFAQRLNRVAYSYPMQVSLAQMNLFDSHDTDRLASMFVNPGRSYDGQNRLQDTGPNYDPRQPNKVEKQRMKLAMVCQFTFVGAPMIYYGTEAGMWSPDDPSNRQPMTWPDLEPYDNPQVTFDQGMFDDVRHLMAMRHTYEALRLGAFHPVYTDDARGVLAYERVLGDERIYVVLNNSDRSRKVSLPLAEGQYVDVLTPGNTEIVEPERPEDRLTLAIKEGAEVLVAGEDQALTLSLGKYRAAVLVPVTKP from the coding sequence GTGAATCCACGCCCTCTCCTCCATCGGTTGCTGCTGTCTGCATGCCTGCTTTTCGCCTTCTCTGCCGTTGCGGTGGAGCACACTTTCGAGCTCGACCCGACGGGTTGGCACGAGGTCCCGCAGAGTGTCGCGGTGGCCGGAACGTTCAACGGCTGGAGCATGACCACCCACCCCATGGAGCGCAACGGCGACGGCCTCTACACCGCCACGGTCGATCTCGACCCGGGCATCTATCTCTACAAGTTTGTCGTCAACGGCAGCAACTGGATCAACGACAAGGTCCACTCCGACCCCGAACTCGAAGAGCCCGACGGCCACGGCGGGATGAACTCGGCCGTGCTCATCGGCGAAGACGCCCGCAAACTTCCCGCGCCCGAGCCCAACCACATCCGCGTCGAAGCGCTGAGCCACAACCCCGACGACTTCACGCACCTCAGCGTTGTGAATGAGAACCTGGTCTTGTTTGGTCTGACAACTCAGGCCGACGATGTCGAAGAGGTCTTAGTGTATTTCTGGCAAGGCACCGAGGTGACTTATCCCCTGCAGCACGAAAAAACCGAGCTTGGGCGCGATTTCTGGGTGGGCCTGGTCCCGGTATCGCGGCATAAGAATCAACACATCAACTATCACTTCCTGATATCGGATGGCGATGCCGAGGCGGTGCTTGCTCCGGATATGGACTCAGAGGAAGCGAGCTATTTCACGGTTTCGCTAACCCCGACCTTCACTACGCCCGACTGGGCCAAGCACGCCACGTGGTACCAGATCTTCCCCGAGCGCTTCCGTAACGGCGACCCGTCCAACGATCCCGGGGAGGCTGAGTTCGAAACCCTGCTGCCCTGGACGTCCGACTGGTGGAAGGTCCGCACGGATGTCGGCGAGGTACGTGGCGACGACAACTTCTACACCGGCCACGGCAACGTCTGGCGGCGGCGCTACGGCGGCGACATCCAGGGCGTGCGCGAAGCCCTGCCTTACCTGCGCAAGCTCGGGGTCAACGCGATCTACTTCAACCCGATCTTCGAGGCCGACTCGATGCACAAGTACGACACCGCCGACTTCCGGCATGTCGACGACAACCTCGGGGTGAAAGCGAAGAAGCGTTTCGATCAGGTGGCCGGCGAAACCGACGACCCCGCGACCTGGGGCTGGTCTGAGTCCGACAAGGTGTTCCTCGACTTCCTGCAGGAAGCCAAGGCGATGGGGTTCAAGGTCGTGATCGATGGCGTGTTCAACCACGTCGGCACGTCGCACCCGTTCTTCCAGGACGTCCTGAAAAACGGCAAAGAATCCCGGTACGTCCACTGGTTCGAGATCACGGATTGGGACAACGACCAATTCCGAAACGCGTGGAACCCCCACGGCATCGGCTACGTGGCCTGGGACGGGCCCAATGGCGCACTGCCCGTGTTCAAGAACGACCACGAGACAGGGCTGGGCGACGGCCCGCGTCAGCACATCTTCGCCATCACCGAACGCTGGCTCGATCCCAACGGCGACGGCGACCCGTCCGACGGCGTCGATGGCTGGCGGCTCGACGTGCCCGGCGATATCGCCCACCCGTTCTGGATCGAATGGCGGGAGCTCGTGAAGGGCATCAACCCCGACGCGTACATCACCGGCGAGATCTGGCCGTGGGCCCACCCCTGGCTCAAGGGCGATCAGTTTGATGCGGTGATGAACTACCAGTTCGCGATGCCCGCGGTCGACTTCTTCGTCGACAAGCAGCTCACGCCGTCGGAATTCGCCCAGCGGCTCAACCGCGTGGCGTATAGCTACCCGATGCAGGTGAGCCTCGCGCAGATGAATCTCTTCGACAGTCACGACACCGATCGCCTGGCCTCGATGTTCGTCAACCCCGGCCGATCGTACGACGGGCAGAACCGCCTCCAGGACACCGGCCCGAACTACGATCCGCGGCAGCCCAACAAGGTCGAGAAGCAGCGGATGAAGCTTGCGATGGTCTGCCAGTTCACGTTCGTCGGCGCCCCGATGATCTACTACGGCACCGAGGCGGGCATGTGGTCGCCCGACGACCCGAGCAACCGCCAGCCGATGACCTGGCCCGACCTCGAGCCGTACGACAACCCGCAGGTCACGTTCGACCAGGGCATGTTCGATGACGTGCGCCACCTCATGGCGATGCGCCACACCTACGAAGCCCTGCGCCTCGGCGCGTTCCACCCGGTCTACACCGACGACGCGCGGGGTGTGCTGGCCTACGAACGCGTGCTCGGCGATGAACGCATCTACGTCGTGCTCAATAACAGCGACCGTTCCCGGAAGGTCTCTCTGCCGTTGGCCGAGGGGCAATACGTCGATGTGCTGACCCCCGGCAATACCGAGATCGTCGAGCCCGAGCGTCCCGAAGATCGGCTGACCCTGGCGATCAAGGAAGGTGCCGAGGTGCTTGTCGCTGGGGAAGATCAAGCCCTGACGCTGTCGTTGGGCAAGTACCGCGCGGCGGTTCTGGTGCCTGTGACGAAGCCTTGA
- a CDS encoding dockerin type I repeat-containing protein: MFESRSMVCGLLACGVSVSAMGQSQWVSQGQTGLLYQMDSRGDRVLDYSAAGYMGGVALPDPLSLVDASRIVDLTPISGDNLAQIRAAIQQVSGMSQQANGYRGIVRFAPGQYDISNSLRIESSGVVLLGAGDGANPASNTILRSTSTNDIDIIDVGDRDASNDISRVGSPINILDKVVPAGATSLRVADASGFSAGDWVNVKHTPTQAWFDAVGVNDPEWNTSNDRFTTQHERRITRVEGDRVFFHAPISHSIDSRLAQGTVEFYSDDRVDHVGIANIRGTSVYNAAETGTASGRPIFTDEDHARTFIAFNHAEESWATGVTGQHLISSAVSVGVVSRSITVEDATYIDPVSQVTGGRRYAFNTQGGLVLMKDLEADSARRAFINNSTFNGFNRGPNVFLDGEGTNSFVRSGPHAGYSTGALYDNISDDGGFEARKASSPSVHGWRGAHTVVWNSAASEFQIANPPFARNFLIGSEGALSSSTTASGATLDSHGQRIAFNDPDNPLDSLYVQQLLEQQRNPNIEKREYWLGDFDQFEVDGPGSADDLYVDADWRTQVENITGWRSGMPLVGTDDEGINRLIPFSFQYELAPDEEVVSAVLTLATRRLGSHSDNDTLFLDGLTESHQLLFGSQEAWGMMFDDDIQVVSIELLGDIDFMQDGLFNVLVSDDRPVDWAHLQLSVATITDILLGDYNGNGIVDAADYTVWQDSFGSTTDLAADGNGNGVIDAADFTIWQDNFGNTQAAPTSNIPEPTSAATIIAVFALAGYRQR; this comes from the coding sequence ATGTTCGAATCTCGGTCCATGGTCTGCGGCCTGCTGGCGTGCGGTGTGTCGGTTTCTGCGATGGGCCAGTCGCAGTGGGTCAGTCAGGGCCAAACCGGACTCCTGTATCAGATGGATAGCCGGGGCGACCGCGTCCTCGACTACAGCGCCGCGGGCTACATGGGCGGGGTCGCGTTGCCCGACCCGTTGTCGCTGGTCGATGCTTCACGCATCGTCGACCTCACGCCCATCAGCGGAGACAACCTCGCACAGATCCGTGCCGCGATCCAACAGGTCTCGGGTATGTCGCAGCAGGCCAACGGCTATCGCGGCATCGTCCGTTTCGCGCCGGGACAGTACGACATCTCCAACTCCCTGCGGATCGAAAGCAGCGGTGTCGTCCTGCTGGGCGCGGGCGACGGGGCTAACCCCGCAAGCAACACCATCCTCCGATCGACGTCGACCAACGACATCGACATCATCGACGTCGGCGACCGCGACGCGTCCAACGACATCAGCCGTGTGGGTTCGCCGATCAACATCCTCGACAAGGTCGTGCCCGCCGGAGCGACGAGCCTGCGTGTTGCCGACGCCTCGGGCTTCTCGGCGGGCGACTGGGTCAACGTCAAGCACACGCCCACGCAGGCCTGGTTCGATGCCGTAGGCGTGAACGATCCGGAGTGGAACACTTCGAACGATCGCTTCACCACCCAGCACGAACGCCGGATCACCCGCGTGGAGGGCGACCGCGTCTTCTTCCACGCCCCGATCTCCCACAGCATCGACAGCCGACTCGCACAGGGCACGGTCGAGTTCTACTCCGACGACCGCGTGGACCACGTGGGCATCGCCAACATCCGCGGGACGTCGGTGTACAACGCCGCCGAGACGGGCACCGCCAGCGGTCGGCCGATCTTCACCGACGAAGACCACGCCCGCACCTTCATCGCCTTCAACCACGCCGAGGAGAGCTGGGCCACCGGCGTGACGGGCCAGCACCTGATCTCCTCGGCGGTTTCCGTCGGGGTGGTGTCGCGTTCGATCACCGTGGAAGACGCGACGTACATCGACCCGGTGTCGCAGGTCACCGGCGGGCGGCGCTACGCGTTCAACACCCAGGGCGGCCTGGTGCTTATGAAAGACCTCGAGGCCGACTCCGCCCGGCGGGCGTTCATCAACAACTCCACCTTCAACGGCTTCAACCGCGGGCCCAACGTGTTTCTCGACGGCGAGGGCACCAACTCGTTTGTCCGCAGCGGGCCCCACGCCGGCTACTCCACCGGCGCGCTCTACGACAACATCTCCGACGACGGCGGCTTCGAAGCCCGCAAAGCCTCCAGCCCCAGCGTGCACGGCTGGCGCGGCGCACACACCGTCGTCTGGAACTCGGCCGCCAGCGAGTTCCAGATCGCCAACCCGCCCTTCGCCCGCAACTTCCTCATCGGCAGCGAGGGCGCTCTGTCCAGCAGCACCACCGCGAGCGGCGCCACCCTCGACTCCCACGGCCAACGCATCGCGTTCAACGACCCCGACAACCCGCTCGACAGCCTCTACGTCCAGCAGTTGCTCGAACAACAGCGCAACCCCAACATCGAAAAACGCGAGTACTGGCTCGGCGATTTCGATCAGTTCGAGGTGGACGGCCCGGGCAGCGCTGACGACCTCTACGTCGATGCGGATTGGCGCACCCAGGTCGAGAACATCACCGGGTGGCGCAGCGGCATGCCGCTGGTCGGGACGGACGACGAGGGCATCAACCGCCTGATCCCCTTCTCGTTCCAATACGAACTCGCACCCGACGAAGAAGTCGTGTCCGCAGTACTCACCCTCGCCACCCGTCGGCTGGGCTCCCACAGCGACAACGACACCCTCTTCCTCGACGGCCTGACCGAATCCCACCAACTGCTCTTCGGCAGCCAAGAAGCCTGGGGCATGATGTTCGACGACGACATCCAGGTCGTCTCCATCGAACTCCTCGGCGACATCGACTTCATGCAAGACGGGCTGTTCAACGTGCTGGTCAGCGACGACCGCCCGGTCGACTGGGCCCACCTCCAATTGAGTGTCGCCACGATCACCGACATCCTGCTGGGGGACTACAACGGCAACGGGATCGTCGATGCGGCCGACTACACCGTCTGGCAAGACTCGTTCGGCAGCACCACCGATCTGGCCGCCGACGGCAACGGCAACGGCGTCATCGACGCCGCCGACTTCACCATCTGGCAGGACAACTTCGGCAACACCCAAGCCGCCCCCACCAGCAACATCCCCGAACCGACCAGCGCGGCGACGATCATCGCCGTGTTCGCGCTCGCCGGCTACCGTCAGCGGTAG